One Halocalculus aciditolerans DNA segment encodes these proteins:
- a CDS encoding 50S ribosomal protein L1, which translates to MAENDIVEAVSEALESAPERNFRETVDLAVNLRDLDLNDPSNRIDEGVVLPAGTGQETQIVVFAEGETAVRAEDVADQVLSGDDLEDLGDDTDAAKDLADETDFFIAEASLMQDIGRYLGTVLGPRGKMPTPLQPDDDVVETVNRMKNTVQLRSRDRRTFHTRVGAEDMSPDDIGDNIDVILRRLHADLEKGPLNIDSVYVKTTMGPAVEVA; encoded by the coding sequence ATGGCAGAAAATGATATCGTAGAGGCCGTCAGTGAGGCGCTCGAGTCCGCGCCCGAGCGGAATTTCCGCGAGACCGTGGACCTCGCCGTCAATCTGCGCGACCTCGACCTCAACGACCCGTCGAACCGTATCGACGAGGGCGTCGTGCTGCCAGCGGGTACCGGTCAGGAAACGCAGATCGTGGTGTTCGCCGAAGGCGAAACCGCGGTCCGCGCCGAGGACGTCGCCGACCAAGTTCTCTCCGGAGACGATCTGGAAGATCTCGGTGACGACACCGATGCTGCGAAGGACCTCGCCGATGAAACCGACTTCTTCATCGCCGAAGCGTCCCTCATGCAGGACATCGGTCGCTACCTCGGTACCGTGCTCGGTCCGCGCGGTAAGATGCCGACCCCGCTGCAGCCGGACGACGACGTCGTCGAAACGGTGAATCGTATGAAGAACACTGTCCAGCTCCGCTCCCGCGACCGCCGCACGTTCCACACGCGCGTCGGCGCAGAGGACATGAGCCCGGATGACATCGGTGACAACATCGACGTCATCCTCCGCCGGCTCCACGCGGACCTGGAGAAGGGCCCGCTCAACATCGACTCCGTCTACGTGAAGACGACGATGGGGCCCGCCGTGGAGGTGGCCTGA
- a CDS encoding 50S ribosomal protein L10, whose product MSAEAESERHTEHVPEWKKEEVESISSLLESYDSVGVVGIAGIPSRQLQDMRRALHGSAELRVSRNTLLERALDEVDDGLENLESYVAGQVGLVGTNDNPFGLYKQLEESKTPAPIGAGEVAPNDIVIPEGDTGVDPGPFVGELQQIGADARIQEGSIQVLSDSVVVEEGGVVSEDVANVLGELGIEPKEVGLDLKAVYSDGVLFEPEELAIDVDEYRADIQSAAAAARNLSINAEYPTTQTAPSLIAKAAGDAKSVGLFAAIESPDLADDLVRKADGQVRALAAQIDDDEALPEELRGVEAQAAPTETEEDESTDEEPTEEAADEDDSDDDDEESGAEGLGNMFG is encoded by the coding sequence ATGTCCGCTGAAGCTGAATCCGAACGGCACACGGAGCACGTTCCCGAGTGGAAGAAGGAGGAAGTCGAGTCCATCTCGTCCCTCCTCGAGTCCTACGACAGCGTCGGCGTCGTCGGGATCGCCGGGATTCCGAGCCGCCAGCTGCAGGACATGCGTCGTGCGCTGCACGGGAGTGCGGAGCTCCGCGTCAGCCGGAACACGCTCCTCGAGCGCGCGCTCGACGAAGTCGACGACGGCCTCGAGAACCTCGAGTCCTACGTCGCCGGCCAGGTCGGTCTCGTCGGCACGAACGACAACCCCTTCGGGCTCTACAAGCAGCTCGAAGAGTCGAAGACGCCCGCGCCCATCGGCGCTGGCGAAGTCGCGCCGAACGACATCGTCATCCCCGAAGGCGACACGGGTGTCGACCCGGGTCCCTTCGTCGGCGAACTCCAGCAGATCGGTGCTGACGCACGCATCCAGGAAGGCTCCATTCAGGTGCTCTCCGACAGCGTCGTCGTCGAGGAAGGCGGCGTCGTCTCCGAAGACGTCGCGAACGTCCTCGGCGAACTCGGCATCGAGCCGAAGGAAGTCGGACTCGACCTGAAGGCCGTCTACTCCGACGGCGTCCTCTTCGAACCCGAAGAGCTCGCCATCGACGTAGACGAGTACCGCGCGGACATCCAGTCCGCCGCGGCCGCCGCCCGGAACCTCTCCATCAACGCGGAGTACCCGACGACGCAGACCGCGCCGTCCCTCATCGCGAAGGCGGCGGGCGACGCGAAATCCGTCGGGCTGTTCGCGGCTATCGAGAGCCCGGACCTCGCGGACGACCTCGTCCGCAAGGCCGACGGCCAGGTCCGCGCGCTCGCCGCGCAGATCGACGACGACGAGGCGCTCCCCGAGGAGCTCCGCGGCGTCGAAGCGCAGGCTGCGCCCACCGAGACCGAGGAAGACGAATCGACTGACGAGGAACCCACCGAGGAAGCCGCCGACGAGGACGACTCTGACGACGACGACGAGGAGTCCGGCGCGGAAGGCCTCGGTAACATGTTCGGATAA
- a CDS encoding fructosamine kinase family protein codes for MTAVADRVAVELGVPVTSSRRLDGGEIGTVTACALADGRRVVAKTGATPLDVEARALRRLAAAGLPTPDVLAVAPDLLVLEHVPHGEWTPRAAEALGERVARLHGTTRDAYGYPEATWKGRLELPNDPFESWPRFFAANRLRPTASAAREAGGITDDSLDRVRALADDLDKYLPANPPAALLHGDLWRNNVVPGDGDVRAVLDPASSYGDPAVDVTYADWCGLDDAFRRGYESVRPLSVSDATRTVYELSFALDHAFHFPDDGYDAAVDDALCTLGR; via the coding sequence GTGACAGCCGTCGCCGACCGCGTCGCCGTCGAACTCGGAGTCCCGGTGACGAGCAGCCGCCGCCTCGACGGCGGCGAAATCGGAACGGTGACCGCGTGCGCGCTCGCGGACGGGCGGCGGGTGGTGGCGAAGACGGGCGCGACGCCGCTCGACGTAGAGGCGCGCGCGCTCCGCCGCCTCGCCGCCGCCGGCCTCCCGACGCCGGACGTCCTCGCGGTCGCACCCGACCTCCTCGTCCTCGAACACGTCCCGCACGGCGAGTGGACGCCGCGCGCCGCGGAAGCCCTCGGCGAGCGCGTCGCGCGTCTGCACGGGACGACACGCGACGCCTACGGCTACCCGGAGGCGACGTGGAAGGGCCGTCTCGAACTCCCGAACGACCCCTTCGAGTCGTGGCCGCGCTTCTTCGCCGCGAACCGCCTCCGGCCGACCGCGAGCGCCGCACGCGAAGCCGGCGGCATCACCGACGACTCCCTCGACCGCGTTCGCGCGCTCGCGGACGACCTCGACAAGTACCTCCCCGCGAATCCGCCCGCCGCCCTCCTCCACGGCGACCTCTGGCGGAACAACGTCGTTCCCGGCGACGGCGACGTCCGCGCCGTCCTCGACCCCGCGTCCTCCTACGGCGACCCCGCCGTCGACGTCACGTACGCCGACTGGTGCGGCCTCGACGACGCCTTCCGCCGCGGCTACGAATCCGTCCGACCACTCTCTGTCTCCGACGCGACGAGAACCGTCTACGAACTCTCCTTCGCCCTCGATCACGCCTTCCACTTCCCCGACGACGGCTACGACGCCGCCGTCGACGACGCGCTCTGCACGCTCGGCAGGTAA
- a CDS encoding tripartite tricarboxylate transporter permease: MVSGVVFTSEYALTATVLVAVAGGVSLGTLSGLTPGLHVNTLAVAAAATLPEMGLSRLVVGVVLLAAATTHSILDVVPALAVGVPDAAMAASTLPGHRLVLGGRGREAIRVSALGSASAVPLAFLLAWPMTRVMTALGPWVTAHRAALLVAVTCLLLAGEPTRTRRLVGLASTLLAGGLGVLALHGPLTTPNVLLPVFAGLFGVPILLAARHGGGPPPQDDARIDAAPRRLGVSAGVGVLAGGVVSYVAGISTGVAAVGALSALPDMDDRAYVATTSAVNTATALFALFALAATGDAHTGVLVAMTDAGVPIDLPVLLTACVLAAATAIPLLLALGDRALTAAARVDHRTLLATALTAIIALTAALCGPAGLLVLAAATLVGLLPQRLGARRIHLMSVLLIPLAL, translated from the coding sequence ATGGTCTCGGGCGTCGTGTTCACGAGCGAGTACGCGCTGACAGCGACGGTGCTCGTCGCGGTCGCCGGGGGCGTCAGCCTCGGCACGCTCTCCGGATTGACGCCCGGCCTCCACGTGAACACGCTCGCGGTCGCGGCGGCCGCGACGCTCCCCGAGATGGGGCTCTCGCGGCTCGTCGTCGGCGTCGTCCTCCTCGCCGCCGCGACGACGCATTCGATACTCGACGTCGTCCCCGCGCTCGCCGTCGGCGTCCCCGACGCGGCGATGGCCGCGTCGACGCTCCCCGGCCACCGCCTCGTCCTCGGCGGGCGAGGCCGCGAAGCCATCCGCGTGTCCGCGCTCGGGAGCGCGAGCGCCGTCCCGCTCGCCTTCCTCCTCGCGTGGCCGATGACGCGCGTCATGACCGCTCTCGGGCCGTGGGTCACCGCCCACCGCGCCGCCCTCCTCGTCGCCGTCACCTGCCTCCTCCTCGCCGGCGAACCGACCCGCACCCGCCGCCTCGTCGGACTCGCCTCGACGCTCCTCGCCGGTGGCCTCGGCGTGCTCGCCCTCCACGGCCCGCTCACAACGCCGAACGTCCTCCTCCCGGTCTTCGCCGGCCTCTTCGGCGTCCCCATCCTCCTCGCCGCGCGCCACGGCGGCGGCCCACCACCACAGGACGACGCCCGCATCGACGCCGCCCCCCGCCGCCTCGGCGTCTCTGCCGGTGTCGGCGTCCTCGCCGGCGGCGTCGTCAGCTACGTCGCCGGCATCTCCACCGGCGTCGCCGCCGTCGGCGCGCTGTCCGCCCTCCCCGACATGGACGACCGCGCCTACGTCGCCACCACCTCCGCCGTCAACACCGCCACCGCGCTCTTCGCACTCTTCGCCCTCGCCGCCACCGGCGACGCCCACACCGGCGTCCTCGTCGCGATGACCGACGCCGGCGTCCCCATCGACCTCCCCGTCCTCCTCACCGCCTGCGTCCTCGCCGCCGCCACCGCCATCCCCCTCCTCCTCGCCCTCGGCGACCGCGCACTCACCGCCGCCGCCCGCGTCGACCACCGAACCCTCCTCGCCACCGCACTCACCGCAATTATCGCGCTCACCGCCGCCCTCTGCGGCCCCGCCGGACTCCTCGTCCTCGCCGCCGCCACCCTCGTCGGCCTCCTCCCCCAACGACTCGGCGCGCGCCGCATCCACCTCATGAGCGTCCTCCTCATCCCACTCGCGCTCTAA
- a CDS encoding 50S ribosomal protein L11, with translation MADTIEVLVPGGQANPGPPLGPELGPTPVDVQAVVDDINEQTAAFDGTEVPVTITYEEDGSYSIEVGVPPTAALIKDELGFETGSGEPQENFVADMSIEQLKTVAEQKKPDLLAYDTKNAAKEVAGTCVSLGVTIEGEDARTFKERADSGEFDDVLASA, from the coding sequence ATGGCTGATACCATCGAAGTCCTGGTTCCGGGCGGACAGGCCAACCCCGGCCCGCCCCTCGGCCCCGAACTCGGCCCGACCCCCGTCGACGTGCAGGCAGTCGTCGACGACATCAACGAACAGACGGCCGCCTTCGACGGCACGGAAGTCCCCGTCACCATCACGTACGAGGAGGACGGCTCCTACAGCATCGAAGTCGGCGTCCCGCCGACGGCCGCCCTCATCAAGGACGAACTCGGCTTCGAGACCGGGAGCGGCGAACCCCAGGAGAACTTCGTCGCCGACATGAGCATCGAGCAGCTCAAGACCGTCGCCGAGCAGAAGAAGCCCGACCTCCTCGCGTACGACACGAAGAACGCCGCGAAGGAAGTCGCCGGCACCTGCGTCTCCCTCGGTGTCACCATCGAGGGCGAGGACGCCCGCACGTTCAAAGAGCGCGCCGACTCCGGCGAGTTCGACGACGTGCTCGCTTCGGCGTAA
- a CDS encoding VNG_1110C family protein, with protein MGDPGSFRDATQIVLPATALADVRADLEAEFTVTITEDDGIARIIGSPVVIKDVGDFLARHGVSLP; from the coding sequence ATGGGAGACCCCGGCAGCTTCCGCGACGCCACGCAGATCGTCCTCCCAGCGACCGCGCTCGCCGACGTGCGCGCCGACCTCGAAGCCGAGTTCACCGTCACAATCACTGAAGACGACGGCATCGCGCGCATCATCGGCAGCCCCGTCGTCATCAAGGACGTCGGGGACTTCCTCGCGCGTCACGGCGTCTCACTCCCCTGA
- the rpl12p gene encoding 50S ribosomal protein P1, which translates to MEYVYAALILNESDEEINEDNVTAVLEAAGVDVEESRVKALVAALEDVDIEEAIETAAAVPAGGASGGAAAGGSDEGGEEEEESEDEAEAEAEEEEDEDEEASGEGLGDLFG; encoded by the coding sequence ATGGAATACGTTTACGCAGCACTCATCCTGAACGAATCGGACGAGGAGATCAACGAAGACAACGTCACCGCGGTCCTCGAGGCCGCCGGTGTGGACGTCGAGGAGTCCCGCGTCAAAGCGCTCGTCGCGGCCCTCGAAGACGTCGACATCGAGGAAGCCATCGAGACGGCCGCCGCGGTCCCCGCGGGCGGCGCGTCCGGCGGTGCCGCAGCGGGCGGCTCCGACGAGGGTGGCGAGGAAGAAGAGGAGTCCGAGGACGAAGCGGAAGCGGAAGCCGAGGAAGAGGAGGACGAGGACGAAGAAGCCTCCGGCGAAGGTCTCGGCGACCTCTTCGGCTAA